In one Alnus glutinosa chromosome 14, dhAlnGlut1.1, whole genome shotgun sequence genomic region, the following are encoded:
- the LOC133858130 gene encoding uncharacterized protein LOC133858130 isoform X1, which produces MARGLTRTTTSTFISTSVPKTTPPPICKHPFVSHRHFPRPRSVTWTRFLCKCSRGAEDPVDMCKYKEAFSRRMAMAGLKTHHRIALGVSGGPDSMALCVLTASWKTNGLNRAGESSGFIDGILAIIVDHGLRAESKDEANIVSNRVSQMGIRCEIAHCDWQDGRPKQGHLQEAARDMRYQTFQKVCDQHQIGVLLIAHHADDQAELFILRLSRNSGVLGLAGTPFTSQIFSTHSYPFGGVSNSHGILLVRPLLNFSKEDMYKICLWGNQECVEDPTNQILLFARNRIRMSLRDLSSCIFKSELQAVISACRRTRSYIDQVCSKLINQAVIIINHGYAVIDLQILNPSKVEDICLSRFLALVLQFISQRYRPVRGSASKLLLDYIRTFPCKTSFTAAGCYLCPAPGSKGTKTLVCCSVDGPLPSKTQPFHACTYGEQEHCVPCELEQVIADGKLCSDQLVLDESNVRFLNVTSESVLTEAKRLGMLSESTYRNILLLQREETKRFKSKTELSSDSKSKHEVKSANTLQSEPLQLGYACYFMNRYLVTWKLNEGIDGTAFSEKANYDLDLGGESWQCHCRSCVVGPHMVAEVRHMVESDWLYLAKLLNCLSTLDKFQQQGVLSTDIVEQIPEKISQCFEYARLSAQRALFSLKSIPVAARGGLPVLVNPQGLLLSIPLRHLRPDKPISFSFQSVGFNSCPCLAVSAEFKPRVPLGGGHSSFI; this is translated from the exons ATGGCGCGAGGCCTAACCAGAACCACCACGTCAACCTTCATATCCACTTCCGTCCCCAAAACAACACCACCACCAATATGCAAACACCCATTTGTGTCCCATCGCCATTTCCCTCGACCTCGCTCTGTTACTTGGACTCGGTTCCTGTGCAAGTGCTCTCGTGGTGCCGAAGACCCCGTCGACATGTGCAAGTACAAGGAAGCTTTCTCCAGGCGAATGGCCATGGCCGGCCTCAAAACCCACCACCGAATCG CTTTGGGAGTCTCTGGAGGCCCTGACAGTATGGCACTTTGTGTTTTAACTGCCAGTTGGAAAACCAATGGCCTTAATCGTGCTGGAGAGAGTAGTGGTTTCATTGATGGGATTTTGGCAATAATTGTCGATCATGGGCTACGTGCCGAAAGCAAAGATGAGGCAAACATTGTGAGCAATCGGGTTTCTCAAATGG GAATCAGATGTGAGATTGCCCATTGTGATTGGCAAGATGGTAGGCCAAAACAGGGTCACTTGCAAGAAGCAGCTCGGGACATgag GTATCAAACTTTTCAAAAAGTTTGTGATCAACATCAGATTGGTGTTCTGCTTATTGCGCATCATGCCGATGACCAG GCTGAGTTATTCATTCTTAGACTATCTCGCAATAGTGGTGTGCTTGGACTTGCTGGCACGCCTTTcacttctcaaattttctctacACATTCATATCCTTTTGGTGGAGTCTCAAACAGTCATGGTATTCTTCTTGTGCGACCACTCttgaatttttcaaaagaaGATATGTACAAG ATATGTCTTTGGGGTAATCAGGAATGCGTGGAAGACCCAACAaatcaaattcttttatttGCTCGTAATAGAATTCGAATGTCATTAAGGGATTTGTCATCAT GCATATTCAAGTCTGAGCTACAAGCAGTTATCTCTGCCTGTCGAAGAACACGCTCATATATTGACCAAGTTTGTAGTAAGTTGATAAACCAGGCAGTGATCATTATAAAT CATGGGTATGCTGTTATTGATTTGCAGATTCTTAATCCATCAAAAGTGGAGGACATATGCCTGTCAAGGTTTCTTGCGTTGGTTTTGCAG TTCATCTCGCAAAGGTATAGGCCAGTTAGAGGAAGTGCTTCGAAATTGCTGTTGGACTACATTCGTACTTTCCCATGCAAG ACCTCCTTTACGGCAGCTGGTTGCTACCTTTGTCCAGCTCCAGGATCTAAAGGCACCAAAACCTTGGTTTGCTGTTCTGTTGATGGTCCTTTGCCTTCAAAAACACAACCATTCCATGCATGCACTTATGGAGAACAGGAACACTGTGTTCCATGTGAGTTAGAGCAAGTAATAGCGGATGGAAAGTTGTGTTCAGATCAATTGGTTCTTGATGAATCCAATGTGCGTTTTTTGAATGTAACATCAGAATCAGTTTTAACTGAAGCCAAAAGACTTGGAATGCTCAGTGAGTCAACGTATAGGAATATTCTCTTATTGCAAAGGGAAGAAACCAAACGCTTCAAGTCCAAAACTGAACTCTCATCTGATTCTAAGTCAAAGCATGAGGTCAAATCGGCCAATACATTGCAGAGTGAACCACTTCAACTAGGGTATGCATGTTACTTCATGAACAGATACTTAGTCACGTGGAAATTGAATGAGGGAATTGATGGCACTGCATTTTCTGAGAAAGCTAATTATGACTTGGATTTGGGAGGGGAAAGCTGGCAGTGTCACTGCAGGTCTTGTGTAGTTGGTCCCCACATGGTAGCTGAGGTGCGACACATGGTTGAATCTGATTGGCTGTATCTTGCCAAGTTGTTGAATTGTTTGAGTACTTTGGATAAATTTCAACAGCAAGGAGTTCTCTCAACTGATATAGTGGAGCAAATACCAGAGAAGATAAGTCAATGTTTCGAGTATGCAAGGCTATCAGCGCAAAGAGCTCTCTTCTCATTGAAGTCTATTCCAGTTGCTGCAAGAGGAGGCCTACCTGTCCTAGTCAATCCTCAAGGACTGTTACTAAGCATCCCA TTGCGTCATCTAAGACCTGACAAGCCtatatcattttcctttcaGAGCGTTGGCTTCAACAGTTGCCCTTGCTTGGCTGTATCTGCAGAATTCAAGCCAAGAGTACCACTTGGGGGAGGTCATAGTTCGTTTATCTAG
- the LOC133858130 gene encoding uncharacterized protein LOC133858130 isoform X3, producing the protein MARGLTRTTTSTFISTSVPKTTPPPICKHPFVSHRHFPRPRSVTWTRFLCKCSRGAEDPVDMCKYKEAFSRRMAMAGLKTHHRIGIRCEIAHCDWQDGRPKQGHLQEAARDMRYQTFQKVCDQHQIGVLLIAHHADDQAELFILRLSRNSGVLGLAGTPFTSQIFSTHSYPFGGVSNSHGILLVRPLLNFSKEDMYKICLWGNQECVEDPTNQILLFARNRIRMSLRDLSSCIFKSELQAVISACRRTRSYIDQVCSKLINQAVIIINHGYAVIDLQILNPSKVEDICLSRFLALVLQFISQRYRPVRGSASKLLLDYIRTFPCKTSFTAAGCYLCPAPGSKGTKTLVCCSVDGPLPSKTQPFHACTYGEQEHCVPCELEQVIADGKLCSDQLVLDESNVRFLNVTSESVLTEAKRLGMLSESTYRNILLLQREETKRFKSKTELSSDSKSKHEVKSANTLQSEPLQLGYACYFMNRYLVTWKLNEGIDGTAFSEKANYDLDLGGESWQCHCRSCVVGPHMVAEVRHMVESDWLYLAKLLNCLSTLDKFQQQGVLSTDIVEQIPEKISQCFEYARLSAQRALFSLKSIPVAARGGLPVLVNPQGLLLSIPLRHLRPDKPISFSFQSVGFNSCPCLAVSAEFKPRVPLGGGHSSFI; encoded by the exons ATGGCGCGAGGCCTAACCAGAACCACCACGTCAACCTTCATATCCACTTCCGTCCCCAAAACAACACCACCACCAATATGCAAACACCCATTTGTGTCCCATCGCCATTTCCCTCGACCTCGCTCTGTTACTTGGACTCGGTTCCTGTGCAAGTGCTCTCGTGGTGCCGAAGACCCCGTCGACATGTGCAAGTACAAGGAAGCTTTCTCCAGGCGAATGGCCATGGCCGGCCTCAAAACCCACCACCGAATCG GAATCAGATGTGAGATTGCCCATTGTGATTGGCAAGATGGTAGGCCAAAACAGGGTCACTTGCAAGAAGCAGCTCGGGACATgag GTATCAAACTTTTCAAAAAGTTTGTGATCAACATCAGATTGGTGTTCTGCTTATTGCGCATCATGCCGATGACCAG GCTGAGTTATTCATTCTTAGACTATCTCGCAATAGTGGTGTGCTTGGACTTGCTGGCACGCCTTTcacttctcaaattttctctacACATTCATATCCTTTTGGTGGAGTCTCAAACAGTCATGGTATTCTTCTTGTGCGACCACTCttgaatttttcaaaagaaGATATGTACAAG ATATGTCTTTGGGGTAATCAGGAATGCGTGGAAGACCCAACAaatcaaattcttttatttGCTCGTAATAGAATTCGAATGTCATTAAGGGATTTGTCATCAT GCATATTCAAGTCTGAGCTACAAGCAGTTATCTCTGCCTGTCGAAGAACACGCTCATATATTGACCAAGTTTGTAGTAAGTTGATAAACCAGGCAGTGATCATTATAAAT CATGGGTATGCTGTTATTGATTTGCAGATTCTTAATCCATCAAAAGTGGAGGACATATGCCTGTCAAGGTTTCTTGCGTTGGTTTTGCAG TTCATCTCGCAAAGGTATAGGCCAGTTAGAGGAAGTGCTTCGAAATTGCTGTTGGACTACATTCGTACTTTCCCATGCAAG ACCTCCTTTACGGCAGCTGGTTGCTACCTTTGTCCAGCTCCAGGATCTAAAGGCACCAAAACCTTGGTTTGCTGTTCTGTTGATGGTCCTTTGCCTTCAAAAACACAACCATTCCATGCATGCACTTATGGAGAACAGGAACACTGTGTTCCATGTGAGTTAGAGCAAGTAATAGCGGATGGAAAGTTGTGTTCAGATCAATTGGTTCTTGATGAATCCAATGTGCGTTTTTTGAATGTAACATCAGAATCAGTTTTAACTGAAGCCAAAAGACTTGGAATGCTCAGTGAGTCAACGTATAGGAATATTCTCTTATTGCAAAGGGAAGAAACCAAACGCTTCAAGTCCAAAACTGAACTCTCATCTGATTCTAAGTCAAAGCATGAGGTCAAATCGGCCAATACATTGCAGAGTGAACCACTTCAACTAGGGTATGCATGTTACTTCATGAACAGATACTTAGTCACGTGGAAATTGAATGAGGGAATTGATGGCACTGCATTTTCTGAGAAAGCTAATTATGACTTGGATTTGGGAGGGGAAAGCTGGCAGTGTCACTGCAGGTCTTGTGTAGTTGGTCCCCACATGGTAGCTGAGGTGCGACACATGGTTGAATCTGATTGGCTGTATCTTGCCAAGTTGTTGAATTGTTTGAGTACTTTGGATAAATTTCAACAGCAAGGAGTTCTCTCAACTGATATAGTGGAGCAAATACCAGAGAAGATAAGTCAATGTTTCGAGTATGCAAGGCTATCAGCGCAAAGAGCTCTCTTCTCATTGAAGTCTATTCCAGTTGCTGCAAGAGGAGGCCTACCTGTCCTAGTCAATCCTCAAGGACTGTTACTAAGCATCCCA TTGCGTCATCTAAGACCTGACAAGCCtatatcattttcctttcaGAGCGTTGGCTTCAACAGTTGCCCTTGCTTGGCTGTATCTGCAGAATTCAAGCCAAGAGTACCACTTGGGGGAGGTCATAGTTCGTTTATCTAG
- the LOC133858130 gene encoding uncharacterized protein LOC133858130 isoform X2, whose protein sequence is MARGLTRTTTSTFISTSVPKTTPPPICKHPFVSHRHFPRPRSVTWTRFLCKCSRGAEDPVDMCKYKEAFSRRMAMAGLKTHHRIALGVSGGPDSMALCVLTASWKTNGLNRAGESSGFIDGILAIIVDHGLRAESKDEANIVSNRVSQMGIRCEIAHCDWQDGRPKQGHLQEAARDMRYQTFQKVCDQHQIGVLLIAHHADDQAELFILRLSRNSGVLGLAGTPFTSQIFSTHSYPFGGVSNSHGILLVRPLLNFSKEDMYKICLWGNQECVEDPTNQILLFARNRIRMSLRDLSSCIFKSELQAVISACRRTRSYIDQVCSKLINQAVIIINHGYAVIDLQILNPSKVEDICLSRFLALVLQFISQRYRPVRGSASKLLLDYIRTFPCKTSFTAAGCYLCPAPGSKGTKTLVCCSVDGPLPSKTQPFHACTYGEQEHCVPCELEQVIADGKLCSDQLVLDESNVRFLNVTSESVLTEAKRLGMLSESTYRNILLLQREETKRFKSKTELSSDSKSKHEVKSANTLQSEPLQLGYACYFMNRYLVTWKLNEGIDGTAFSEKANYDLDLGGESWQCHCRSCVVGPHMVAEVRHMVESDWLYLAKLLNCLSTLDKFQQQGVLSTDIVEQIPEKISQCFEYARLSAQRALFSLKSIPVAARGGLPVLVNPQGLLLSIPSVGFNSCPCLAVSAEFKPRVPLGGGHSSFI, encoded by the exons ATGGCGCGAGGCCTAACCAGAACCACCACGTCAACCTTCATATCCACTTCCGTCCCCAAAACAACACCACCACCAATATGCAAACACCCATTTGTGTCCCATCGCCATTTCCCTCGACCTCGCTCTGTTACTTGGACTCGGTTCCTGTGCAAGTGCTCTCGTGGTGCCGAAGACCCCGTCGACATGTGCAAGTACAAGGAAGCTTTCTCCAGGCGAATGGCCATGGCCGGCCTCAAAACCCACCACCGAATCG CTTTGGGAGTCTCTGGAGGCCCTGACAGTATGGCACTTTGTGTTTTAACTGCCAGTTGGAAAACCAATGGCCTTAATCGTGCTGGAGAGAGTAGTGGTTTCATTGATGGGATTTTGGCAATAATTGTCGATCATGGGCTACGTGCCGAAAGCAAAGATGAGGCAAACATTGTGAGCAATCGGGTTTCTCAAATGG GAATCAGATGTGAGATTGCCCATTGTGATTGGCAAGATGGTAGGCCAAAACAGGGTCACTTGCAAGAAGCAGCTCGGGACATgag GTATCAAACTTTTCAAAAAGTTTGTGATCAACATCAGATTGGTGTTCTGCTTATTGCGCATCATGCCGATGACCAG GCTGAGTTATTCATTCTTAGACTATCTCGCAATAGTGGTGTGCTTGGACTTGCTGGCACGCCTTTcacttctcaaattttctctacACATTCATATCCTTTTGGTGGAGTCTCAAACAGTCATGGTATTCTTCTTGTGCGACCACTCttgaatttttcaaaagaaGATATGTACAAG ATATGTCTTTGGGGTAATCAGGAATGCGTGGAAGACCCAACAaatcaaattcttttatttGCTCGTAATAGAATTCGAATGTCATTAAGGGATTTGTCATCAT GCATATTCAAGTCTGAGCTACAAGCAGTTATCTCTGCCTGTCGAAGAACACGCTCATATATTGACCAAGTTTGTAGTAAGTTGATAAACCAGGCAGTGATCATTATAAAT CATGGGTATGCTGTTATTGATTTGCAGATTCTTAATCCATCAAAAGTGGAGGACATATGCCTGTCAAGGTTTCTTGCGTTGGTTTTGCAG TTCATCTCGCAAAGGTATAGGCCAGTTAGAGGAAGTGCTTCGAAATTGCTGTTGGACTACATTCGTACTTTCCCATGCAAG ACCTCCTTTACGGCAGCTGGTTGCTACCTTTGTCCAGCTCCAGGATCTAAAGGCACCAAAACCTTGGTTTGCTGTTCTGTTGATGGTCCTTTGCCTTCAAAAACACAACCATTCCATGCATGCACTTATGGAGAACAGGAACACTGTGTTCCATGTGAGTTAGAGCAAGTAATAGCGGATGGAAAGTTGTGTTCAGATCAATTGGTTCTTGATGAATCCAATGTGCGTTTTTTGAATGTAACATCAGAATCAGTTTTAACTGAAGCCAAAAGACTTGGAATGCTCAGTGAGTCAACGTATAGGAATATTCTCTTATTGCAAAGGGAAGAAACCAAACGCTTCAAGTCCAAAACTGAACTCTCATCTGATTCTAAGTCAAAGCATGAGGTCAAATCGGCCAATACATTGCAGAGTGAACCACTTCAACTAGGGTATGCATGTTACTTCATGAACAGATACTTAGTCACGTGGAAATTGAATGAGGGAATTGATGGCACTGCATTTTCTGAGAAAGCTAATTATGACTTGGATTTGGGAGGGGAAAGCTGGCAGTGTCACTGCAGGTCTTGTGTAGTTGGTCCCCACATGGTAGCTGAGGTGCGACACATGGTTGAATCTGATTGGCTGTATCTTGCCAAGTTGTTGAATTGTTTGAGTACTTTGGATAAATTTCAACAGCAAGGAGTTCTCTCAACTGATATAGTGGAGCAAATACCAGAGAAGATAAGTCAATGTTTCGAGTATGCAAGGCTATCAGCGCAAAGAGCTCTCTTCTCATTGAAGTCTATTCCAGTTGCTGCAAGAGGAGGCCTACCTGTCCTAGTCAATCCTCAAGGACTGTTACTAAGCATCCCA AGCGTTGGCTTCAACAGTTGCCCTTGCTTGGCTGTATCTGCAGAATTCAAGCCAAGAGTACCACTTGGGGGAGGTCATAGTTCGTTTATCTAG
- the LOC133858130 gene encoding uncharacterized protein LOC133858130 isoform X4 produces the protein MGYVPKAKMRQTLCEIAHCDWQDGRPKQGHLQEAARDMRYQTFQKVCDQHQIGVLLIAHHADDQAELFILRLSRNSGVLGLAGTPFTSQIFSTHSYPFGGVSNSHGILLVRPLLNFSKEDMYKICLWGNQECVEDPTNQILLFARNRIRMSLRDLSSCIFKSELQAVISACRRTRSYIDQVCSKLINQAVIIINHGYAVIDLQILNPSKVEDICLSRFLALVLQFISQRYRPVRGSASKLLLDYIRTFPCKTSFTAAGCYLCPAPGSKGTKTLVCCSVDGPLPSKTQPFHACTYGEQEHCVPCELEQVIADGKLCSDQLVLDESNVRFLNVTSESVLTEAKRLGMLSESTYRNILLLQREETKRFKSKTELSSDSKSKHEVKSANTLQSEPLQLGYACYFMNRYLVTWKLNEGIDGTAFSEKANYDLDLGGESWQCHCRSCVVGPHMVAEVRHMVESDWLYLAKLLNCLSTLDKFQQQGVLSTDIVEQIPEKISQCFEYARLSAQRALFSLKSIPVAARGGLPVLVNPQGLLLSIPLRHLRPDKPISFSFQSVGFNSCPCLAVSAEFKPRVPLGGGHSSFI, from the exons ATGGGCTACGTGCCGAAAGCAAAGATGAGGCAAACATT ATGTGAGATTGCCCATTGTGATTGGCAAGATGGTAGGCCAAAACAGGGTCACTTGCAAGAAGCAGCTCGGGACATgag GTATCAAACTTTTCAAAAAGTTTGTGATCAACATCAGATTGGTGTTCTGCTTATTGCGCATCATGCCGATGACCAG GCTGAGTTATTCATTCTTAGACTATCTCGCAATAGTGGTGTGCTTGGACTTGCTGGCACGCCTTTcacttctcaaattttctctacACATTCATATCCTTTTGGTGGAGTCTCAAACAGTCATGGTATTCTTCTTGTGCGACCACTCttgaatttttcaaaagaaGATATGTACAAG ATATGTCTTTGGGGTAATCAGGAATGCGTGGAAGACCCAACAaatcaaattcttttatttGCTCGTAATAGAATTCGAATGTCATTAAGGGATTTGTCATCAT GCATATTCAAGTCTGAGCTACAAGCAGTTATCTCTGCCTGTCGAAGAACACGCTCATATATTGACCAAGTTTGTAGTAAGTTGATAAACCAGGCAGTGATCATTATAAAT CATGGGTATGCTGTTATTGATTTGCAGATTCTTAATCCATCAAAAGTGGAGGACATATGCCTGTCAAGGTTTCTTGCGTTGGTTTTGCAG TTCATCTCGCAAAGGTATAGGCCAGTTAGAGGAAGTGCTTCGAAATTGCTGTTGGACTACATTCGTACTTTCCCATGCAAG ACCTCCTTTACGGCAGCTGGTTGCTACCTTTGTCCAGCTCCAGGATCTAAAGGCACCAAAACCTTGGTTTGCTGTTCTGTTGATGGTCCTTTGCCTTCAAAAACACAACCATTCCATGCATGCACTTATGGAGAACAGGAACACTGTGTTCCATGTGAGTTAGAGCAAGTAATAGCGGATGGAAAGTTGTGTTCAGATCAATTGGTTCTTGATGAATCCAATGTGCGTTTTTTGAATGTAACATCAGAATCAGTTTTAACTGAAGCCAAAAGACTTGGAATGCTCAGTGAGTCAACGTATAGGAATATTCTCTTATTGCAAAGGGAAGAAACCAAACGCTTCAAGTCCAAAACTGAACTCTCATCTGATTCTAAGTCAAAGCATGAGGTCAAATCGGCCAATACATTGCAGAGTGAACCACTTCAACTAGGGTATGCATGTTACTTCATGAACAGATACTTAGTCACGTGGAAATTGAATGAGGGAATTGATGGCACTGCATTTTCTGAGAAAGCTAATTATGACTTGGATTTGGGAGGGGAAAGCTGGCAGTGTCACTGCAGGTCTTGTGTAGTTGGTCCCCACATGGTAGCTGAGGTGCGACACATGGTTGAATCTGATTGGCTGTATCTTGCCAAGTTGTTGAATTGTTTGAGTACTTTGGATAAATTTCAACAGCAAGGAGTTCTCTCAACTGATATAGTGGAGCAAATACCAGAGAAGATAAGTCAATGTTTCGAGTATGCAAGGCTATCAGCGCAAAGAGCTCTCTTCTCATTGAAGTCTATTCCAGTTGCTGCAAGAGGAGGCCTACCTGTCCTAGTCAATCCTCAAGGACTGTTACTAAGCATCCCA TTGCGTCATCTAAGACCTGACAAGCCtatatcattttcctttcaGAGCGTTGGCTTCAACAGTTGCCCTTGCTTGGCTGTATCTGCAGAATTCAAGCCAAGAGTACCACTTGGGGGAGGTCATAGTTCGTTTATCTAG